Proteins encoded by one window of Bacteroidota bacterium:
- a CDS encoding response regulator transcription factor: MDKIKIAIVDDDKDLRVLLRKIVSEQDDMEVVKVFPSAKPYADEFKTLDVDVVIMDINMPGKTGIECVADCKPLKPQIQYLISTVFDNPENIFSALKAGATGYILKNSKPEELVNAIREINNGGSPMSTSIARLVVGSFTGDKTASQKNPVADLSHREREIAELIAKGFIYKEIAEKLFLSPDTVRTHIRNIYEKLQVNSKMEMVNKVMQR; encoded by the coding sequence ATGGATAAAATAAAAATTGCGATTGTTGATGACGATAAAGACCTGCGGGTGCTGCTTCGAAAAATAGTTTCGGAGCAAGATGATATGGAAGTGGTAAAAGTGTTTCCATCGGCTAAACCTTATGCTGATGAATTTAAAACCCTTGATGTGGATGTTGTAATTATGGACATAAACATGCCCGGCAAAACAGGTATTGAATGTGTGGCCGATTGCAAGCCATTAAAACCGCAGATTCAATATCTGATAAGCACCGTTTTCGATAATCCCGAAAATATTTTCAGTGCATTAAAAGCTGGTGCTACCGGCTATATCTTAAAAAATTCTAAACCCGAAGAATTGGTAAATGCCATTCGTGAAATTAATAATGGCGGATCACCTATGAGCACCAGCATTGCACGATTGGTTGTTGGCTCATTTACCGGAGATAAAACAGCCAGCCAAAAAAATCCTGTTGCAGATTTATCTCATCGCGAGCGCGAAATTGCCGAATTGATTGCAAAAGGTTTTATCTATAAAGAGATAGCCGAAAAACTTTTTTTAAGTCCCGATACCGTTCGAACTCACATACGTAATATTTATGAAAAGCTGCAAGTGAATTCGAAAATGGAAATGGTGAATAAGGTAATGCAGCGGTAA